CCGCGGTGGGCTGCGGCACCACCGCGAGCCCCATCTCCCGCAGACGGCGGGCGTACTGGAAGGCCCACTCCTCTCCCCGGAGGACCCCGAGCCCCGCGATCCAGTTCCCCACCGCGATGGCGTCCCCGACCAAGCGGTTCCGCCACCGCTCCTGAAGGAGGTCCTCCCAGGTGCGCGGGACTTCCTCCGCCCGGATCCGTCCCGGCCGGTACGCCACCGCGTACACCCCGCTGATGAATCGCAGCCCGTACCCGTCCAGGGTAAGCACCCCCACGGGCACCCCGTGCGGCGCCAGGTCCTCCCGGGCCACGTAGGGACGCAGAAGTCCCCGGCCGCGCACCAGGCTCAGTCCCGGCAGGCTCCAGAGGAGCACGTCGTAGTTCCGTCTCCCCGCAAGGGCCTCCGCCACCACCCGGCTTGGCGCGTTCGGATCCAGCACGAGCTGCACGCGGACCCCGGGATTGCCCTCCTCGAACCGAAGCCGGAGGGGTTCCCCGAGCTGGGAGACGCTGGTGAGGAACACCACGGTCCCTTCCCTCCGGGCCCGCTCCCGGAGCTCCGGGAGCGGGGCTGCTCCCTGAACCGCCGCTGCCCACCCCAGGAGACACACACCAACCAGCAGGCCCAGCCACTTCCGCATCGCCGATCTCTCCCTCCCTCGGACTCCGGAATTCTTACGGTACCGGGACCTTCCGTCCCGTCACTGGGTGCGGGTAGTGGAAGGGGACCACGTAGGGCTCCGGCCACATCCGGGGCGGATCCGCCATGAGCTCGTCAGGGCCGTGGGGATCCTCGGGATAGGTCTTGGTGAACACGAACACGGGAGGATCCGGCCACTGCGCCCAGCCCCGCTCGTAGTTCGCGATCCAGTACGGCCGATAGTCCAGCACCTTGATCTTCCAGATCCCGTTCTCCCTCACGTACTCGTTCTCGTATACCCCACCCTCCCACCACTGCCGCCGCACCTGCTCCGCCCGACCGGGCGGGGTGCTCTCGTGTCGTCCGCCCTGCAGAAAGCACCGGAACCTTCCCCAGGCCCGGCCCGCCTCCACGTCCACGTCGATCACGTCCTGCACGATGATGTGGTCCAGCAGCACCCCGTACTGCGGCCCGTTGCTCCCGCC
This genomic interval from Armatimonadota bacterium contains the following:
- a CDS encoding nuclear transport factor 2 family protein; the protein is MEDLAKRIQRLEDIEAVRRLQNVYGYYLDKCLYEEVVELFSDDCEVRFLGGRFLGKEGARRLYLGRFRERFGGGSNGPQYGVLLDHIIVQDVIDVDVEAGRAWGRFRCFLQGGRHESTPPGRAEQVRRQWWEGGVYENEYVRENGIWKIKVLDYRPYWIANYERGWAQWPDPPVFVFTKTYPEDPHGPDELMADPPRMWPEPYVVPFHYPHPVTGRKVPVP
- a CDS encoding substrate-binding domain-containing protein; the protein is MRKWLGLLVGVCLLGWAAAVQGAAPLPELRERARREGTVVFLTSVSQLGEPLRLRFEEGNPGVRVQLVLDPNAPSRVVAEALAGRRNYDVLLWSLPGLSLVRGRGLLRPYVAREDLAPHGVPVGVLTLDGYGLRFISGVYAVAYRPGRIRAEEVPRTWEDLLQERWRNRLVGDAIAVGNWIAGLGVLRGEEWAFQYARRLREMGLAVVPQPTAVEQLVLRGDRDLWVGAFAHQVEQRKMAGVALEWAPVGPVTYASQFALAILQGAPHPEAARLFAIWYMTREGRAALEREGFWDVAPGSGTFIRKRYDQRGIRIVLEDERRALRRVELFERIRRIVLGEER